A region of Deinococcus rubellus DNA encodes the following proteins:
- a CDS encoding Gfo/Idh/MocA family protein, which produces MIRVAIIGGGNRGGDVYARHLTEQGARVTHLVEARAPRLSEVAARHHVPPERQFADWPGFFALGRVADAVVIATPDDQHVQPCLAALALGYNVLLEKPVCLAEAELDALLIAERASAGRVTVGHVLRTTPFFRTVADVLESGRLGQLVGITLAENVAWWHYAHSYVRGNWRASPPAAPFILAKSVHDLDVLRWLAGAAPTQVESRGSLHHFRPESRPPGAAERCLDCPVPCPYDARRIYSSRPQGEWPVTVLTAGGLSLEDALRSGPYGECVYLGKNNVADHQTVNVTFENGVTAQLTSSAFTHNNTRTLKLLGSHGELRGQMDTGEIELHDFLSGKMETLQVETGGNHGGGDAGLVAGWLASLRGEAGVPVALAESLDSHRMAFWAERSRLGD; this is translated from the coding sequence GTGATCCGGGTCGCCATCATCGGCGGGGGCAACCGGGGCGGCGACGTGTATGCCCGGCACCTGACTGAGCAGGGAGCCAGGGTGACGCATCTGGTCGAGGCCAGAGCGCCGCGCTTATCGGAAGTGGCGGCGCGGCACCACGTTCCCCCCGAGCGGCAGTTCGCCGACTGGCCGGGTTTCTTCGCGCTGGGCAGGGTGGCCGACGCGGTGGTCATCGCCACTCCGGACGATCAGCATGTGCAACCCTGCCTGGCGGCGCTGGCGCTGGGGTACAACGTGCTGCTGGAAAAGCCGGTCTGCCTGGCGGAAGCCGAGCTGGACGCGCTGCTGATCGCCGAGCGGGCCAGTGCCGGGCGGGTAACGGTCGGCCACGTGCTGCGGACCACGCCGTTTTTCCGGACGGTGGCGGACGTGCTGGAGAGCGGGCGGCTGGGCCAACTGGTGGGCATCACACTGGCCGAGAACGTGGCCTGGTGGCACTACGCCCACTCCTACGTGCGCGGCAACTGGCGCGCCTCGCCGCCCGCCGCGCCGTTCATCCTGGCCAAGAGCGTGCATGACCTGGATGTGCTGCGCTGGCTGGCGGGAGCTGCGCCCACGCAAGTGGAGAGCCGAGGCAGCCTGCACCACTTCCGGCCCGAATCCCGGCCTCCCGGCGCGGCAGAGCGCTGCCTGGACTGCCCGGTGCCGTGCCCCTACGATGCCCGGCGCATCTACAGCTCCCGGCCCCAGGGCGAGTGGCCGGTCACGGTACTGACGGCAGGCGGGCTGAGTCTGGAAGATGCGCTGCGCAGCGGTCCTTACGGCGAGTGCGTCTATCTGGGCAAAAACAACGTGGCCGACCACCAGACCGTCAATGTGACGTTCGAGAACGGCGTGACGGCGCAACTGACCTCCAGCGCCTTCACGCACAACAACACCCGCACCCTGAAACTGCTCGGCTCGCACGGCGAACTGCGCGGGCAGATGGACACGGGCGAGATCGAGCTGCACGACTTTCTGAGCGGCAAGATGGAGACACTGCAGGTGGAAACCGGCGGCAACCACGGCGGCGGCGACGCAGGCCTGGTGGCGGGGTGGCTGGCGTCTCTGCGCGGCGAGGCAGGCGTGCCGGTGGCGCTGGCGGAGTCGCTGGATTCTCACCGGATGGCGTTCTGGGCGGAACGGTCAAGGTTGGGAGATTGA
- a CDS encoding dipeptide epimerase, with protein MIRWEHQDLHTRSPFGIARWTHSTYPRSFVYFEEGGLVGRGEAAPNAFYGETGETVKVIGPLLEDALGDPWDWQGLHSRLAARMPHHHPSVKCALEMAALEWCAVSANLPVWRLLGLSDVPIPESSYTVSLAELPDMRRQAHDAWDSGHTILKVKLGTEHDQQIVEALREEVPQARLRVDANAAWSRPQARRMLGVLEALDVELLEQPLAADDLDGHAALRALARLPIIADESLHHVSDVPRLAAAFDGINLKTAKLGGPLQALSALRTARALGLGIMIGCMIESSLGIAGAAHLAGLADWADLDGALLLADDPFGGLEWQAGHLARPSGVGWGVSQR; from the coding sequence GTGATTCGCTGGGAGCATCAGGACCTGCACACCAGATCGCCCTTCGGCATCGCCCGCTGGACCCACAGCACCTATCCGCGCAGCTTCGTTTATTTCGAGGAAGGCGGGCTGGTGGGCCGGGGCGAGGCCGCGCCCAACGCCTTCTACGGCGAAACCGGCGAAACGGTCAAGGTTATTGGCCCGCTACTGGAAGACGCCCTGGGCGATCCCTGGGACTGGCAGGGCCTTCACTCTCGCCTGGCCGCGCGGATGCCGCATCACCATCCCAGCGTCAAGTGCGCGCTGGAAATGGCGGCGCTGGAATGGTGCGCCGTCTCGGCGAATCTGCCGGTGTGGCGGCTGCTGGGCTTGTCGGATGTGCCGATCCCCGAGTCGAGCTACACGGTGAGCCTGGCCGAATTGCCGGACATGCGGCGGCAGGCCCACGACGCCTGGGACAGCGGCCACACCATCTTAAAGGTCAAGCTCGGGACAGAGCACGACCAGCAGATCGTGGAGGCGCTGAGGGAAGAAGTGCCGCAGGCCCGGCTGCGGGTGGACGCCAACGCCGCCTGGAGCCGCCCGCAGGCCCGGCGGATGCTGGGCGTGCTGGAAGCGCTGGACGTGGAACTGCTGGAGCAGCCGCTGGCGGCAGACGACCTGGACGGACACGCGGCGCTGCGCGCCCTGGCCCGGCTGCCGATCATCGCCGACGAGAGCCTGCACCATGTCTCGGACGTGCCCCGGCTGGCCGCCGCTTTCGACGGCATCAATCTCAAGACCGCCAAGCTGGGAGGTCCGCTGCAAGCGCTCTCAGCGCTGCGAACGGCGCGGGCGCTGGGCCTGGGCATCATGATCGGCTGCATGATCGAGTCGTCGCTGGGCATTGCGGGCGCGGCGCATCTGGCGGGCCTGGCCGACTGGGCCGACCTCGACGGCGCGCTGCTGCTCGCGGACGATCCGTTCGGAGGATTGGAGTGGCAGGCCGGACACCTGGCGCGGCCCAGCGGTGTCGGCTGGGGCGTGAGCCAGCGGTGA
- a CDS encoding C40 family peptidase: protein MNELDPRIHAYDDTGRLAETALLGRLDQSFTFVEPTLAWTGPARLSLHARPDLTSPQVTEALPGEALEVVVRRADGWAWLRTRADGYLGFARTAGVVAHAPADPLAVTALRGHVYAQPSIKSPLVSELCLGAQVSAAGDEVTEHGRRWRPVEGGGGNGGWVQAVCFEPLPDADPAALALRFLAAPYVWGGRSAWGLDCSGLAQLVFGVFGQRLPRDADQQQAALTVVDSARRSDLAFFPGHVGIMLDGKKMVHANAGWMAVSVETLGEGEYGKRLQAELLGFGRWEA, encoded by the coding sequence ATGAACGAGCTGGATCCCCGCATTCACGCTTACGACGACACCGGACGGCTGGCCGAAACCGCGCTGCTGGGGCGGCTCGACCAGTCGTTTACCTTCGTGGAACCCACACTTGCCTGGACCGGCCCGGCGCGGCTGAGCCTGCACGCCCGGCCCGATCTGACCAGTCCGCAGGTGACTGAGGCGCTGCCCGGCGAGGCGCTGGAGGTCGTCGTGCGCCGCGCCGACGGCTGGGCCTGGCTGCGGACGCGGGCCGACGGCTACCTCGGGTTTGCCCGCACTGCTGGGGTGGTCGCCCACGCTCCCGCCGACCCGCTGGCGGTGACGGCCCTGCGCGGCCACGTCTACGCCCAGCCGAGCATCAAGAGTCCGCTGGTGTCGGAGCTGTGTTTGGGCGCGCAGGTGTCGGCGGCGGGCGACGAGGTCACTGAGCACGGGCGGCGCTGGCGACCTGTTGAGGGCGGCGGGGGGAATGGGGGCTGGGTGCAGGCCGTCTGCTTTGAACCGCTGCCGGACGCGGACCCGGCGGCACTGGCGCTGAGGTTTCTCGCCGCGCCGTATGTCTGGGGCGGGCGCAGCGCCTGGGGGCTGGACTGCTCGGGGCTGGCGCAACTGGTGTTCGGGGTCTTCGGGCAGCGCCTGCCACGCGACGCCGATCAGCAGCAGGCGGCTTTGACAGTTGTGGACAGCGCGCGGCGCAGCGATCTGGCATTCTTTCCGGGGCACGTGGGCATCATGCTGGACGGAAAGAAGATGGTCCACGCCAACGCTGGCTGGATGGCCGTCAGCGTGGAAACACTGGGCGAGGGCGAGTACGGCAAGCGGCTGCAAGCTGAACTGCTGGGCTTCGGGCGGTGGGAGGCGTGA
- a CDS encoding dipeptidase, which translates to MWTDAHLDLAFNALNGRDLTLALDTLRQREPQSPDTATVTFEELRRSGVGLCLGTLFAMPQTAEHAGYTDWREARVQALAQLDQYRRWEDAGHISLLRSGGEVRQHAANYDPASSPLGVVLLMEGADPLRDVDDLPFWAEAGVRAIGLSWGKTRYAGGTDAPGPLTARGHELLSGMRELNVAQDLSHLDEQAFFEACELQPRCFASHSNSRAFVDGNRHLSDEMVREIGRRGGVIGLVLLGLFLKRGWDVGQPRVSLDEVVRHAEHYAELIGWDNVGLGSDMDGGFGNEKTPQGIDTYRDLERLADALPPEASGVMGRNWLRWLGANL; encoded by the coding sequence ATGTGGACCGATGCCCATCTGGACCTGGCCTTCAACGCGCTGAACGGACGTGACCTGACGCTGGCCCTGGATACCCTGCGGCAGCGCGAACCGCAGTCGCCCGATACCGCCACCGTCACCTTCGAGGAACTGCGGCGCTCGGGGGTGGGGCTGTGCCTGGGCACGCTGTTCGCCATGCCGCAGACCGCCGAGCACGCCGGGTACACCGACTGGCGGGAAGCGCGGGTGCAGGCCCTGGCGCAGCTCGACCAGTACCGCCGCTGGGAGGACGCCGGGCACATCTCACTGCTCAGGAGTGGGGGCGAGGTACGTCAGCACGCCGCCAACTACGATCCGGCCTCTTCCCCACTGGGGGTGGTACTGCTGATGGAGGGAGCCGACCCGCTGCGCGACGTGGACGACCTGCCGTTCTGGGCGGAGGCGGGCGTCCGGGCCATCGGGCTGAGCTGGGGCAAAACGCGCTACGCCGGGGGCACCGACGCCCCGGGACCGCTGACGGCACGCGGGCACGAACTGCTCAGCGGAATGCGCGAGCTGAACGTGGCACAGGACCTCTCGCACCTTGACGAACAGGCGTTTTTCGAGGCATGTGAACTGCAACCCCGCTGCTTTGCCTCGCACAGCAACAGCCGCGCCTTCGTGGACGGCAACCGCCACCTGAGTGACGAGATGGTCCGCGAGATCGGGCGGCGGGGCGGCGTCATCGGGCTGGTGCTGCTGGGCCTCTTTCTCAAGCGCGGCTGGGACGTGGGGCAGCCCAGGGTCAGCCTGGACGAGGTGGTGCGGCACGCCGAGCACTACGCCGAACTCATCGGCTGGGACAACGTGGGGCTGGGCAGCGACATGGACGGCGGCTTCGGCAACGAGAAGACGCCGCAGGGCATCGATACCTACCGCGACCTGGAGCGCCTGGCCGACGCCCTGCCGCCGGAAGCGAGCGGCGTGATGGGCCGCAACTGGCTGAGATGGCTGGGAGCAAACTTATGA
- a CDS encoding HAD family hydrolase, whose product MIRAVLFDRDDTLSVMDAAKYPQAAAWAQQQFGVDAGMVLRVMHQHWQRAFGEWWDLRTLDDERAFWTKYSRGLAADLSLSDGQGEAFLAKFPYQVFMKAAPQARAVLEALRERGLKIGVLSNTLPNIWPTLDAIGLADLVDVALSSCALGVHKPALEVFRLAASELGVACGEVLFLDDKPENVVAAREVGMRAELVDLSGEVAGALVGLWEVVGLLDG is encoded by the coding sequence ATGATCAGGGCGGTGCTGTTTGACCGCGACGACACCCTCAGCGTGATGGACGCGGCCAAATACCCGCAGGCGGCCGCCTGGGCGCAGCAGCAGTTTGGCGTGGACGCAGGAATGGTACTGCGGGTGATGCATCAGCACTGGCAGCGCGCGTTCGGCGAGTGGTGGGATCTGCGAACCCTCGACGACGAGCGGGCCTTCTGGACCAAGTACAGTCGCGGCCTGGCGGCGGACCTCTCACTCAGCGACGGGCAGGGCGAGGCGTTCCTGGCGAAATTTCCGTATCAGGTGTTCATGAAAGCGGCTCCGCAGGCGCGGGCGGTGCTGGAAGCCTTGCGGGAGCGCGGCCTGAAAATCGGTGTGCTGAGCAACACCCTGCCCAACATCTGGCCCACCCTGGACGCCATCGGCCTGGCCGATCTGGTGGACGTGGCGCTGAGCAGTTGCGCCCTGGGCGTCCACAAGCCTGCCCTGGAAGTCTTCCGGCTGGCGGCCAGCGAGCTGGGCGTGGCCTGCGGCGAGGTGCTGTTTCTGGACGACAAGCCCGAGAACGTGGTGGCGGCACGGGAGGTCGGGATGCGGGCGGAATTGGTGGATTTGAGTGGAGAGGTCGCGGGAGCATTGGTGGGATTATGGGAAGTGGTGGGCCTGCTGGATGGATAG
- a CDS encoding alpha-amylase family glycosyl hydrolase, with protein sequence MLKFASSLLLSALLPSASAASFAGQVIYQVMPDRFFNGNKANDGVTDPTNLRAWHGGDLAGLTSKLNYLQKLGVSAVWLTPIYQQQPGRSFDTDGYHGYWPADFRKVDSHFGTQTEWEGFVKAAHTGGLKVILDQVINHFGYTSPTVTQKPEWFHTQADCDAASNKDVVCPLAGLPDLKQETPAVRDFLFGNDDYWRTQGVDGFRYDAIKNVPNDFLKALLARDRAAGTWTLGEYYGADALTVGQYQQLGFDGLFDFQLQDAMKTSIMGGGGLERVRSALTELAKVPQPGEVALFLDNHDLPRFAQGTLFEDLGQDRTKYGLRALLTLRGVPVIWQGTEIAMRGGGDPDNRRDMRFESQWTPAEQGVFAVASNAVKVRRASKALSLGDQTLLDVPDNLADRLLLFVRREPVSGQQVLVAWHSGEARTSYSLKSTLPAQALTRGLFLDPGESVSNAKLSISHGYLNLSLPPKTAMVFVLGSAAAR encoded by the coding sequence ATGCTCAAATTCGCCTCCAGCTTACTGCTCTCGGCGCTGCTGCCTTCTGCCTCAGCCGCCTCGTTTGCCGGGCAGGTCATCTATCAGGTAATGCCCGACCGCTTCTTCAACGGCAACAAGGCCAACGACGGCGTGACTGACCCCACTAACCTGCGCGCCTGGCACGGCGGCGACCTCGCGGGCCTGACCAGCAAGCTGAATTACCTGCAAAAACTGGGCGTCAGCGCAGTGTGGCTGACCCCCATCTATCAGCAGCAGCCGGGACGCAGCTTCGACACCGACGGCTATCACGGCTACTGGCCCGCCGACTTTCGCAAGGTGGATTCGCATTTCGGGACGCAGACCGAGTGGGAGGGGTTTGTAAAGGCCGCACACACGGGCGGGCTGAAGGTGATCCTTGATCAGGTGATCAACCATTTTGGCTACACGTCCCCCACCGTGACGCAAAAACCCGAGTGGTTTCATACCCAGGCCGACTGCGACGCGGCCAGTAACAAGGACGTGGTCTGTCCGCTCGCGGGTCTGCCGGACCTGAAGCAGGAAACGCCAGCCGTGCGCGACTTCCTGTTCGGCAACGACGACTACTGGCGTACCCAGGGCGTGGACGGTTTTCGCTACGACGCCATCAAGAATGTGCCGAACGATTTTTTGAAAGCGCTACTGGCGCGTGACAGGGCAGCGGGCACCTGGACCCTCGGGGAGTATTACGGCGCAGATGCCCTGACCGTCGGCCAGTACCAGCAACTCGGCTTTGATGGCCTGTTCGACTTTCAGCTGCAAGACGCCATGAAAACCAGCATCATGGGCGGCGGCGGCCTGGAGCGGGTCCGTAGCGCCCTGACTGAACTCGCCAAGGTGCCGCAGCCTGGTGAAGTGGCCCTTTTTCTGGACAACCACGACCTGCCGCGATTCGCCCAGGGCACGCTGTTCGAGGATCTGGGCCAGGACCGCACCAAATACGGATTGCGGGCGCTGCTGACCCTGCGCGGCGTGCCGGTGATCTGGCAGGGCACCGAGATTGCCATGCGCGGTGGGGGCGATCCCGACAACCGGCGCGACATGCGTTTCGAGTCGCAGTGGACGCCCGCCGAACAGGGCGTGTTCGCGGTGGCCAGCAACGCGGTCAAGGTGCGCCGGGCCTCAAAGGCCCTCTCGTTGGGTGACCAGACGCTGCTGGACGTGCCAGACAATCTGGCAGACCGACTGCTGCTGTTCGTGCGGCGCGAACCGGTCAGCGGTCAGCAGGTACTGGTTGCCTGGCACAGCGGCGAGGCACGGACCAGTTACTCGCTGAAAAGTACACTCCCCGCCCAGGCGCTCACACGGGGGCTGTTCTTAGACCCCGGTGAGAGCGTCAGCAACGCCAAATTGAGCATCAGTCACGGCTACCTCAACCTCAGCCTGCCGCCCAAGACGGCGATGGTCTTCGTGCTGGGCAGCGCGGCAGCCAGATGA
- a CDS encoding aspartate kinase: MSESPHLLVMKFGGTNMGDANAIRHSAYLVGRSLKEGIKVVVVVSAMSGVTNQLLGIAEAAEKGDIANANDQIAGLRTRHFTAAQDIGAAPDADTVREIRELLETLRQAVYGVYLLRELTPRSRDLIVAFGERLSAPLMALALETSGQRAHHLTGGQAGIVTDAHFGSARPLSTAAGRIRDRLSGLLGAGLTPVVAGFMGETEKGAITTLGRGGTDFSATIIGAALHADEVWAWKDVDGVMSADPRSVRGAQNIAQLSYGEVMELAYFGAKVLHPLAVTPLQDAGIPLRVKSAADPEFAGTLVTTEAAGDGAHPVKAVTAIKGVSIINVSGAGILGVPDVVADLFAALAKENITLLMVSQSSSMSNVSLVILGSDEERTLAALTPPMGGRQLQVDVQQGVAVLAIVGAGMRGTKGVSARLFSALAGDDINILMISQGSSELNISVAIEGEDVERATRTVHSAFGLDAPVTVQ; this comes from the coding sequence ATGTCAGAGTCCCCCCATCTTCTCGTGATGAAATTCGGCGGCACCAATATGGGCGACGCCAACGCCATTCGCCACTCGGCTTACCTGGTCGGGCGCAGCCTCAAAGAAGGGATCAAGGTGGTGGTGGTGGTTTCGGCCATGTCGGGCGTCACCAACCAACTGCTCGGCATCGCCGAGGCTGCTGAGAAGGGCGACATCGCCAATGCCAACGACCAGATCGCGGGCCTCAGAACCCGGCACTTCACGGCCGCCCAGGATATTGGGGCGGCCCCCGACGCCGACACCGTGCGCGAGATCCGCGAGCTGCTCGAAACGTTGCGCCAGGCGGTTTACGGCGTGTACCTGCTGCGCGAACTGACCCCGCGCAGCCGCGACCTGATCGTGGCCTTCGGCGAGCGGCTCTCGGCCCCGCTGATGGCGCTGGCGCTCGAAACCTCCGGCCAGCGTGCCCACCACCTGACTGGCGGACAGGCGGGAATCGTCACTGACGCCCACTTCGGCAGCGCCCGTCCGCTCAGCACAGCAGCAGGGCGGATCCGTGACCGGCTCAGCGGCCTGCTGGGCGCGGGCCTGACCCCGGTGGTGGCAGGGTTCATGGGCGAGACTGAGAAGGGGGCCATCACGACGCTGGGGCGCGGCGGCACCGATTTCTCGGCCACCATCATCGGGGCGGCCCTGCATGCCGACGAGGTGTGGGCCTGGAAAGATGTGGACGGCGTGATGTCGGCGGACCCCCGGAGTGTCAGGGGCGCGCAGAACATCGCCCAACTCAGCTACGGCGAGGTGATGGAACTGGCCTACTTCGGCGCGAAGGTGCTGCACCCGCTGGCCGTGACGCCGCTGCAAGACGCCGGGATTCCGCTGCGGGTCAAGAGCGCCGCCGACCCGGAGTTTGCCGGAACGCTGGTGACCACCGAGGCGGCAGGTGACGGTGCGCACCCGGTCAAGGCGGTGACGGCCATCAAAGGGGTCAGCATCATTAATGTCTCGGGGGCGGGCATTCTCGGCGTGCCGGACGTGGTGGCCGACCTCTTCGCGGCGCTGGCGAAAGAAAACATCACCCTGCTGATGGTCTCGCAGTCGTCGAGTATGAGTAACGTCTCGCTGGTCATCCTCGGCAGTGACGAGGAGCGTACCCTGGCGGCCCTGACCCCCCCGATGGGCGGGCGGCAGCTTCAGGTGGACGTGCAGCAGGGCGTGGCGGTTCTCGCCATCGTGGGCGCGGGCATGCGCGGTACCAAGGGCGTCTCGGCCCGGCTGTTCAGCGCCCTGGCCGGAGACGACATCAACATCCTGATGATCTCGCAGGGCAGCAGCGAGCTGAACATCAGCGTAGCAATTGAGGGCGAAGACGTGGAGCGTGCCACCCGCACGGTCCATAGCGCTTTTGGCCTGGACGCCCCGGTTACGGTCCAATAG
- a CDS encoding M20/M25/M40 family metallo-hydrolase, whose amino-acid sequence MRTGQLEHPELEQVARDWTLKLVGHSSVTNSAGEAAFGPWLCAELQAQPAFAGQSPQTQPPQTRPHQIQPPVWLEPTLHDSAARASVCALARGKGPRTVLLTGHDDVVGVADYGDLAPHAFSPETLAARVATSFSPEHDGPVLADLASGDFVFGRGSLDMKSGLAAGLAVLEAWAASGNEGNVLFVAVPDEEENSHGMRLLVRQLPDIERRYGLEIVAAINLDAEVDPAGDGRGQAVFLGSVGKVLPSLLLLGRPAHAGTPFGGLSAALMLAEMIRRVELHPDFIDRHPAESGPPAALLQLSDLKDHYDVTTPDALWCGFNVLLHGRTPGDVLERLHTAVQTGMEAALTDLETRARASGSQVRAAPVQVLTYAQVLALAEARGGQAALGRLSALAAASAARDTPHLCQQLTLTAAREAQLTGPAAILGFGSLPYPVAELGQDESSLALRTAVERAIVQVKAKFGVSVRTRPFFPGVSDMSFLGGAPTPRPGPAA is encoded by the coding sequence TTGAGAACAGGGCAGCTGGAGCACCCAGAGCTGGAACAGGTGGCCCGCGACTGGACGCTCAAACTCGTCGGGCACTCCAGCGTCACCAACTCAGCAGGCGAGGCGGCCTTCGGACCGTGGCTGTGCGCTGAACTTCAGGCGCAGCCTGCCTTCGCCGGACAATCACCACAAACGCAGCCGCCGCAAACACGGCCGCATCAGATACAGCCGCCGGTCTGGCTCGAACCGACCCTGCATGACAGCGCAGCACGCGCCTCGGTGTGTGCCCTGGCGCGCGGCAAAGGTCCCCGGACGGTGCTGCTGACCGGGCACGATGACGTGGTGGGTGTGGCCGACTACGGCGACCTCGCGCCGCACGCCTTCTCGCCTGAGACGCTGGCGGCCAGGGTGGCAACCTCGTTCTCGCCGGAGCATGACGGCCCGGTGCTGGCCGACCTCGCCAGCGGCGACTTCGTTTTCGGGCGCGGCAGCCTCGATATGAAGAGCGGGTTGGCGGCAGGCCTGGCGGTACTGGAAGCCTGGGCAGCTTCAGGAAACGAGGGCAATGTGCTCTTCGTAGCGGTGCCGGACGAGGAGGAGAACTCGCACGGCATGCGCTTACTGGTGCGGCAACTGCCGGACATCGAGCGCCGCTACGGACTGGAGATCGTGGCCGCCATTAATCTGGACGCCGAGGTGGACCCGGCGGGCGACGGGCGCGGGCAAGCCGTGTTCCTGGGCAGCGTCGGCAAGGTGCTGCCCAGCCTGCTGCTGCTGGGGAGACCGGCCCACGCGGGCACGCCGTTTGGCGGCCTGAGTGCGGCGCTGATGCTCGCGGAGATGATCCGGCGCGTCGAACTGCACCCCGATTTCATCGATCGCCATCCCGCCGAGTCGGGACCCCCAGCAGCGCTGCTGCAACTCTCGGACCTCAAGGACCACTACGACGTGACCACCCCAGACGCCCTGTGGTGCGGCTTCAACGTGCTGCTGCACGGGCGCACGCCCGGAGACGTGCTGGAGCGGCTGCATACGGCAGTGCAAACGGGCATGGAGGCGGCCCTCACCGATCTGGAAACGCGGGCGCGGGCCAGCGGCAGCCAGGTACGGGCCGCTCCGGTTCAGGTGCTGACCTACGCGCAGGTACTGGCGCTGGCCGAGGCCAGAGGTGGTCAGGCAGCGCTGGGAAGGCTCTCGGCCCTGGCGGCCGCAAGCGCGGCGCGCGATACGCCGCACCTGTGCCAGCAGCTCACCCTGACCGCCGCCCGCGAGGCCCAGTTGACCGGGCCAGCGGCCATCCTCGGCTTCGGCTCGCTGCCGTATCCGGTGGCCGAACTCGGCCAGGACGAATCATCTTTGGCCCTGCGAACGGCGGTGGAGCGCGCCATTGTTCAGGTGAAAGCAAAGTTCGGCGTCAGCGTCCGGACCCGGCCCTTCTTTCCCGGCGTCTCGGACATGAGCTTTCTGGGCGGCGCGCCAACACCCCGGCCTGGGCCAGCCGCATGA
- the asnS gene encoding asparagine--tRNA ligase, translated as MTSIRDLPQLIGQTVTLSAWLQDKSGKGKLQFLKLRDGSGFVQATVFKSDVNEEVFELARHLTQESSLLITGEVRADERAPSGVELAVSELKIVGTSGEYPITPKEHGPEFLQDHRHLWLRHRRPWAILRVRDAVQRAIVDFFHGEGFIRFDAPFFTPNAAEDTTELFEIDLFGENKAYLSQTGQLHAEAGALAFGKVYTFGPTFRAEKSKTRRHLLEFWMIEPEVAPSSHAENMALQERMVSFVVGRVLEGCAEELAVLERDLDKLRPAAEGHFPHVTYTEALEMIRRVLTSGELPPNVSADTQPVEWGDDLGAPHETIVGSQFDRPVIIEKYPAAIKAFYMQPDPEDPRLALCDDMIAPEGYGEIIGGSERIHDYHLLKNRLDEQGLPLEAFEWYLDLRRYGSVPHAGYGMGLERLIAWICGINHIREAIPFPRMLTRLSP; from the coding sequence GTGACTTCAATTCGCGATCTGCCCCAACTGATCGGCCAGACGGTAACGCTGAGCGCCTGGCTGCAAGACAAGAGCGGCAAAGGCAAGCTGCAATTTCTGAAACTGCGCGACGGCAGCGGCTTTGTACAGGCCACCGTCTTCAAGAGTGACGTCAATGAAGAGGTGTTCGAGCTGGCCCGGCACCTGACGCAGGAAAGCAGCCTGCTCATCACGGGCGAGGTAAGGGCCGACGAACGCGCCCCCAGCGGCGTCGAGCTGGCCGTCAGCGAGCTGAAGATCGTCGGGACGTCGGGCGAGTACCCGATCACGCCCAAGGAGCACGGCCCCGAGTTTTTGCAAGACCACCGCCACCTGTGGCTCAGGCACCGCCGCCCCTGGGCCATCCTGCGGGTGCGCGACGCGGTGCAGCGGGCCATCGTGGACTTCTTCCACGGCGAGGGCTTCATCCGCTTCGACGCGCCCTTCTTCACGCCCAACGCCGCCGAGGACACCACTGAGCTGTTCGAGATCGATCTGTTCGGCGAGAACAAGGCCTACCTCTCACAAACCGGTCAACTCCACGCCGAGGCCGGAGCGCTGGCCTTCGGCAAGGTCTACACCTTCGGCCCCACCTTCCGGGCCGAGAAGTCCAAGACGCGCCGTCACCTGCTCGAATTCTGGATGATCGAGCCGGAGGTGGCTCCCAGCAGCCATGCCGAGAACATGGCGCTGCAGGAGCGGATGGTCAGCTTCGTCGTCGGGCGGGTGCTGGAGGGCTGCGCCGAGGAACTTGCCGTACTGGAACGCGACCTGGACAAGTTGCGCCCTGCGGCCGAGGGCCACTTTCCGCACGTCACCTACACCGAGGCGCTGGAGATGATCCGCCGGGTCCTGACCTCGGGAGAGTTACCGCCCAATGTCTCAGCGGACACCCAGCCGGTCGAGTGGGGCGACGATCTGGGCGCGCCGCACGAGACCATCGTGGGGTCGCAGTTTGACCGCCCAGTGATCATCGAGAAGTACCCAGCCGCGATCAAGGCGTTTTACATGCAGCCCGACCCCGAAGATCCCCGGCTGGCGCTGTGTGACGACATGATCGCGCCGGAGGGGTACGGCGAGATCATCGGCGGCTCGGAGCGCATTCACGACTACCACCTGCTCAAAAACCGCCTGGACGAGCAGGGATTGCCGCTGGAAGCCTTCGAGTGGTACCTGGACTTGCGCCGCTACGGCAGTGTGCCGCACGCCGGGTACGGTATGGGCCTGGAGCGCTTGATCGCCTGGATCTGCGGCATCAATCACATCCGCGAGGCGATTCCCTTTCCGAGAATGCTGACCCGACTCTCGCCTTGA